From the genome of Triticum aestivum cultivar Chinese Spring chromosome 3B, IWGSC CS RefSeq v2.1, whole genome shotgun sequence, one region includes:
- the LOC123066566 gene encoding glucan endo-1,3-beta-glucosidase GII, with protein MTRQHAASTRTLAAALVIGVLAPILTEVQSIGVCNGMLGDNLPSPADVVQFYQFQGIGAMRIYAPDPETLRALDGTGIDLMMDVGNGDLAALASDPAAAAGWVRDNVLAYPGVRVKYVAAGNEVDGGDTQNILPAMKNLNDALSAAGRPDVKVSTAVKMSVLESSSPPSDGAFKDAYMMDVVQLLKTTGAPLLANVYPYFAKTGDPDIELSYALFQQSTTTVSDNGLTYTNLFDAMVDAVYTAMEKAGASGVPIVVSESGWPSAGGVEATVANAQAYNQNLINHIGNGTPKRPGALETYIFAMFNENQKDGDETEKNFGLFNGPDKSPVYPLSFSN; from the exons ATGACACGGCAACATGCTGCCTCCACGCGCACGCTCGCCGCGGCGTTGGTCATCGGAGTCTTGGCACCCATCCTTACCG AGGTGCAATCCATCGGCGTGTGCAACGGGATGCTCGGCGACAACCTGCCATCGCCGGCCGACGTGGTGCAGTTCTACCAGTTCCAGGGCATCGGCGCCATGCGCATCTACGCGCCGGACCCCGAGACGCTCCGGGCCCTCGACGGCACCGGCATCGACCTCATGATGGACGTGGGCAACGGCGacctcgccgccctcgcctccGACCCTGCAGCGGCGGCCGGCTGGGTCCGGGATAACGTGCTCGCCTACCCGGGCGTCCGCGTCAAGTACGTCGCGGCCGGCAACGAGGTGGACGGCGGCGACACGCAGAACATCCTCCCGGCCATGAAGAACCTCAACGACGCGCTCTCCGCGGCCGGCCGCCCTGACGTCAAGGTGTCCACGGCGGTCAAGATGAGCGTTCTCGAGTCCTCATCGCCGCCCTCTGACGGCGCGTTCAAGGACGCGTACATGATGGACGTGGTCCAGCTGCTCAAGACCACCGGCGCGCCGCTCCTCGCCAACGTGTACCCCTACTTCGCAAAAACAGGTGACCCCGACATCGAACTCAGCTACGCGCTCTTCCAGCAGAGCACCACCACGGTGAGCGACAACGGCCTCACCTACACCAACCTCTTCGACGCCATGGTCGACGCGGTGTATACGGCCATGGAGAAGGCGGGCGCGTCCGGTGTGCCCATCGTGGTCTCCGAGAGCGGGTGGCCGTCGGCAGGCGGCGTTGAGGCGACCGTCGCTAACGCGCAGGCGTACAACCAGAACCTGATCAACCACATCGGCAATGGCACACCCAAGAGGCCTGGGGCGCTGGAGACGTACATCTTCGCCATGTTTAATGAGAACCAAAAGGATGGGGACGAGACGGAGAAGAATTTTGGGCTGTTCAATGGCCCCGACAAGTCGCCGGTGTACCCTCTAAGTTTCAGCAATTAA